Genomic DNA from Bremerella alba:
TAGCTTTGGGATTCATGCTGAACTGGTTTATCAATGTGCCGGTCGAACCCAAACAAAGAAAACGACACGGAGCCGATGCTAAGATCCCCCGCACGCCATAAGCAATCGAGGGTCCTCCAATTTACATAAGCTGGACTTTGCCACAGAGGACAAGCACTAAGGATCGGCGACTTCTGCCGCTTGATCTTTGGGCGGTTGGCTATGGTCGTGCAGGCCGCCTGGTTCGGCCAGACCAATCAGGTAGGCGACACCAACCCCCAGCAGCATGACCAGCGAGAGCTTGACCTTATCGTGCGAGTGAAACTGCACTTCCGGCAAGATGTCGGCCAGAGAAATACACAGGAAGACCCCCGCCGAGAAACAGAGGGCCATACCGACCATAAATTGTTTGTTCGCATCGAACCCGTTGTAGCCGACATAAAACAACAGGACGCCCAAAGGGCACATCAACGCGTAACCGAGATTGACGATACTGATGGTACTAACTGGCCACTTGCTTTGCCGCATGATGAAGGTAATCGACAACGCATCGAGGGGTTTGTGTAAGAAGATCCCCAGAAAGACGCCCAGCCCTAGCAGTCCCAGGAAGCCTGACTCGTGATGGGCTGCCGCCGAGACACCGGCAGCCAGGGCAATTCCATCTAGCAGCGTGTGCAAAGACAAACCCAAGAAGACGCCTAGCCAGCGCATCCTCGAGTCAGGGGCCTCATGCGAGTGATTGTGCTGCGGGGCGTGTCCTGGATGATCGTGCTCATGATCGCAATGCAAGTGCCCGCCATGCTCGTGATCGCTGGCCGCCGTGCCTGGGTATTCGTTTTCGATAGGAGCGTGTTCATGAAAATGAAACAAACGCATCAAAAAGAACGTGGTGATTAAGCCCACCAGCAAACTGCCCATCGCCCAATCCAACGAATTGCACTCGGCAATCCCATGCGGGAGCATATGCAGAATCCCCACTCCCAACATCAGCCCCCCCACGGCGCTCATCATCATCTGCATGCGGGTATGCGTCAGACGAATGACCACTGGCAGCCACCCTCCCAACAGGGAAGCAGCGATGATCAACAAACAGTAGATCGCCAGCAGAAGCATGGATCTTAATTCCACAACCAAAAGGGCAATCCCCTAGGCGATTACACGCGTTCGGGGGAAACATCTCAGCTTAGACGCCAAGTGGTTAGATGCCAAGTGGTTACAAGGGCTTTGCCCCATCGCTTCGCAACGCTACCATTCAGATAACATCCGTTTTCCTAAACCCCTATCACCGAAGTAGATCCGGATGACGCACTACCCCCAGGACGACTCTCTCAGCAAATTCTCGACGGTTAGCCTACAGGTCGCTGAACTCGATTGTGCGGAAGAAGTGCGGGTCCTTAAGGATGGGCTGGCCAAAAAGCCGGGGATCGAGAAGCTCGACTTCGACGTGATGCGGGGGCGAATGGATGTCCATTACGACGACCAACAGTGGAACGTCCATCGCTTGCTGGAGGCCGTTAGCTCTCTAGGCATGACCGCTCACGAGGTCATCGAGACGCCTCAATCCGAATCCGCTGCAGAGCCGGTCCGGCACAACAACGATCGAGAACGGGCCCTGATTCGCAGTGGTGCATTTCTGCTGGTGGCCGTCGTTATCCAAGTGTGGGAATCAGGCGGAATCGGGGCACTTTTCGGCCATGGCGAAGGTGCGCATACCATTTCGGTGTTGGCGATCCTGCTGTATCTCATTTCCATTTCGTTCGGCATCCGCTGGATCTTCCCTAAGGCGGTCAAAGCGGTCCTGCGGTTTTCTGCCGATATGAACCTCTTGATGACCGTTGCCGTGACCGGTGCGATCATTCTGGGCGAATTCTTCGAAGCGGCCATGGTCACGCTCTTGTTCACGCTGTCCGAGGTCCTCGAACAGCGAAGCGTGACCAAAGCTCGCCGTTCGATTCAATCGCTGATGTCGCTCGCCCCGGATTTGGCACGCGTTAAGACCGAGACCG
This window encodes:
- a CDS encoding ZIP family metal transporter gives rise to the protein MLLLAIYCLLIIAASLLGGWLPVVIRLTHTRMQMMMSAVGGLMLGVGILHMLPHGIAECNSLDWAMGSLLVGLITTFFLMRLFHFHEHAPIENEYPGTAASDHEHGGHLHCDHEHDHPGHAPQHNHSHEAPDSRMRWLGVFLGLSLHTLLDGIALAAGVSAAAHHESGFLGLLGLGVFLGIFLHKPLDALSITFIMRQSKWPVSTISIVNLGYALMCPLGVLLFYVGYNGFDANKQFMVGMALCFSAGVFLCISLADILPEVQFHSHDKVKLSLVMLLGVGVAYLIGLAEPGGLHDHSQPPKDQAAEVADP